The following coding sequences lie in one Lolium perenne isolate Kyuss_39 chromosome 2, Kyuss_2.0, whole genome shotgun sequence genomic window:
- the LOC127336479 gene encoding desmethyl-deoxy-podophyllotoxin synthase: MAQDSQSSYYPHYLLLAAILLLPVLLLKLRPRRPNGANLPPGPWQLPVIGSMHHLVGALPHCAMRDLARRLGAPLMLLRLGELHVVVASSANAARAVLRTHDAALATRSLTATIRALSIDGFGVVFAPQGEHWRQLRKLCVTELLSARRVRSLRSSREAEAAALVASVASLSASASEPVNVSSLLATYVADAAVRAVVGDRIGDRDGFLQCVDEVVVAAAGFSLVDLFPSSRIARALSGRARRVELHSAKMSRLIDGILEEHRARRSAPGAGDEEQDLVDVLLRLQTDGGLHVPLETRTIRAVLTDMLGAGSETSSTTLHWAMAELMREPKMLRRAQDEVRVAFAGDSHVREEALPELRYLQLVIKETLRLHPAVPLLVPRECQEACRVLGYDVPVGAMVLVNAWAIGRDVESWGADAEEFRPERFEEAGRGALDFKGADFELVPFGAGRRICPGIALGVAVMELALASLLFHFDWELPNGTAPNQLDMTEAVGITTRRKSNLCLHATVRVPASS; this comes from the exons ATGGCGCAAGATTCCCAGTCCAGCTACTACCCCCATTACCTCCTTCTGGCCGCCATCCTCCTGCTCCCGGTACTCCTCCTCAAGCTCAGGCCGCGCAGGCCCAACGGCGCTAACCTTCCCCCGGGGCCATGGCAGCTGCCGGTCATCGGCAGCATGCACCACCTCGTCGGCGCACTCCCACACTGCGCCATGCGCGACCTCGCCCGCCGTCTCGGCGCTCCGCTGATGCTGCTCCGCCTCGGCGAGCTCCACGTCGTCGTGGCCTCGTCGGCGAACGCGGCGAGGGCGGTCTTGAGGACTCACGACGCCGCGCTAGCTACCCGGTCGCTGACCGCCACCATCCGCGCGCTCAGCATTGACGGCTTCGGCGTGGTGTTCGCGCCGCAGGGCGAGCACTGGCGCCAGCTCCGCAAGCTCTGCGTCACCGAGCTGCTCAGCGCGCGGCGGGTCCGGTCCCTCCGCAGCTCCCGCGAAGCAGAGGCCGCCGCCCTCGTCGCGTCCGTCGCGTCGCTCTCGGCGTCGGCGTCCGAGCCGGTGAACGTCAGCTCCCTCCTCGCCACCTACGTCGCCGACGCGGCGGTGCGCGCCGTGGTGGGCGACCGGATAGGGGACCGCGACGGCTTCCTACAGTGCGTGGACGAGGTCGTGGTGGCGGCCGCCGGGTTCAGCCTCGTCGACCTGTTCCCGTCCTCGCGTATCGCGCGCGCATTGAGCGGGAGGGCGCGGCGCGTGGAGCTGCACAGTGCCAAGATGAGCCGGCTCATAGACGGTATCCTCGAGGAGCACCGCGCGAGGAGGTCGGCCCCAGGCGCGGGAGACGAGGAACAAGACCTCGTGGACGTTCTGCTGAGGCTCCAGACGGACGGCGGGCTTCACGTTCCTCTCGAGACACGAACCATCCGCGCCGTGCTCACC GATATGTTAGGGGCTGGGAGCGAGACCTCCTCGACGACGCTCCACTGGGCCATGGCGGAGCTGATGCGGGAGCCGAAGATGTTACGCAGGGCGCAGGACGAGGTGCGCGTAGCCTTCGCCGGGGATAGCCACGTCCGGGAGGAGGCCCTGCCGGAGCTGCGCTACCTGCAGCTCGTGATCAAGGAGACGCTCCGGCTGCACCCGGCGGTTCCGCTGCTGGTCCCGCGGGAGTGCCAGGAGGCCTGCCGTGTTCTCGGCTACGACGTGCCCGTGGGCGCCATGGTGCTGGTCAACGCGTGGGCGATCGGGCGGGACGTCGAGAGCTGGGGCGCGGACGCCGAGGAGTTCAGGCCGGAGAGGTTCGAGGAGGCCGGCAGGGGCGCACTGGACTTCAAGGGGGCGGATTTCGAGCTCGTGCCGTTCGGCGCGGGACGGAGGATATGTCCCGGCATAGCGCTCGGCGTCGCTGTCATGGAGCTCGCGCTGGCCAGCCTCCTCTTCCATTTCGACTGGGAGCTCCCTAACGGCACCGCCCCGAATCAGCTGGATATGACGGAGGCGGTCGGGATCACCACGCGAAGGAAGAGCAACCTCTGCCTGCACGCCACTGTTCGAGTGCCGGCCTCTTCCTAG